One Alligator mississippiensis isolate rAllMis1 chromosome 1, rAllMis1, whole genome shotgun sequence genomic window carries:
- the LOC132249267 gene encoding zinc finger protein 184-like, with protein sequence MLRNYQALVSLGYRGPTPDLICRIQREQVELWVCDDVYCGAILRPEDLLSGHAWLLSRTKEQGPEEGPGKLEPPWASLGSMGEVDSLRPAKDQWHKGQGMPQKQENVAVNEVPSLVRRWSEEGEQARNSPRCRDEYVMLRHQKRTKGKAHWRETLHANQGSVEELVVRQELATKPRGRGHSCPQCRKSFSCPSRLALHKIRHARKKPHVCAMCGKRFTCLSTLAAHHQVHSGQLPHRFTKRGKSFVRSLELLKKQHVHRKKRQYCCVTCGKTFTHFFSLVQHRRMHLGRKTHRCNKCRKNFISWQKLSQHRCVQKRQQPHCCTKCGMSFRQPYSLARHRCMHTREKPHRCSVCGKSFAQSSTLTLHQALHTGEKPHRCSECGKSFTQSSHLTRHQLIHTGEKPHQCSEYWKNFPHLSHLNQYQHIHTQKHLYFCQPCRKPWEMSACSAPTSAAFGQAPSCW encoded by the exons atgctgaggaactaccaagccctcgtttccctcg gatatcgaggtcccacacctgacttgatctgccgcatccagcgagAACAGGtcgagctctgggtctgtgatgatgtgTACTGTGGGGCAATCTTGAGGCCGGAGGACCTGCTgtcag gacatgcctggttgctgagcagaaccaaggagcagggtcctgaggaagggcctggaaagctagagccaccatgggcttccctggggagtatgggtgaggtggattccctgagGCCAGCGAAGGACCAGTGGCACAAGGGCCAGGGGATGCCCCAAaagcaggagaatgtagcagtgaacgAGGTCCCATCTCTAGTTCGGCGTTGGAGTGAAGAAGGGGAACAAGCCCGAAACAGCCCAAGGTGCAGGGATGAATATGTCATGCTGAGACACCAGAAGAGAACGAAAGGAAAGGCgcactggagagagacactgcatgcaaaccagggcagtgtggaggagCTGGTAGTGAGGCAGGAGCTTGCTACCAAGCCCAGGGGGAGAGGCCactcctgccctcagtgcaggaaaAGCTTTAGTTGCCCCTCgcgcctggctctgcacaagataagaCATGCTAGGAAGAAGCCCCATGTATGTGCCATGTGTGGGAAGCGCTTTACCTGCCTCTCgaccctggctgctcaccaccaggtccattctggacagctcccccaccgcttcaccaaaagggggaagagctttgtgcgcaGCTTGGAGCTGCTCAAAAAACAACATGTGCACAGGAAGAAGCGTCAATACTGCTGTGTCACATGTGGtaagaccttcacccatttcttctccctggttcagcaccgtcggatgcacttggggaggaagacgcACCGCTGCAacaagtgcaggaagaacttcatcagctGGCAAAAGTTGTCCCAGCACCGGTGTGTGCAGAAGAGGCAGCAACCACACTGCTGCACAAAGTGTGGGatgagcttcaggcagccctacagcctggccaggcacaggtgcatgcacacacgggagaagccacatcgttgttctgtgtgtgggaagagttttgcTCAGTCCTCCACCCTTACCCTGCACCAGGccctccacacaggggagaagccacatcgctgTTCTGAGTGTGGCAAGAGtttcacccaatcctcccacctgaccagacaccagctcatccacacaggggagaagccacatcagtgctctgagtattggaaaaacttcccccatctctcccacctgAACCAGTATCagcacatccacacccagaagcatctcTATTTCTGCCAGCCGTGCAGGAAGCCCTGggagatgtctgcctgctcagcacccaccagtgctgCATTCGgacaagcaccctcatgctggtgA
- the LOC132249264 gene encoding zinc finger protein 883-like, whose translation MGEVDSLTPATDQWHKGQGMLQKQENVAVNKVPSLFGHWSEEGKQAQNSPRCRDEFVVLRHQKRQKGKAHWRETLHARQGSMGGLRGKQEPTTKRRGRAHSCPECRKSFSCPSVLALHKIKHAGEKPHVSTKCGKSLTSLSVQRRQQPHGCTRCGKSFRQPSSLARHRCMHTREKHHPCSVCGKSFTWSSDLVRHQLIHTGEKPHHCSVCGKSFAQSWNLTKHQRIHTGEKPYQCSVCQKSFTYISSLKQHQHIHTGEKPFQCSVCGKSFTQSSHLAEHHRLHTGEKQHRCSECGKSFTRPSHLTHHQLIHTGEKPHQCSVCGKSFTNRSGLTRHQLIHTGEKPRQCSVCGKSFTNRSCLTRHQLIHTGEKPYHCSVCGKRFTQRSHLAEHQRIHTGEKPHQCSVCGKSFTYISSLTLHQRIHTGEKPHQCSACGKSFTNRSNLTQHQRIHTGEKPYQCSVCQKSFTYISSLKQHQHIHTGEKPFQCSVCGKSFTQSSHLAEHQRLHTGEKTHLCSECGKSFTRPSHLTHHQLIHTGEKPHQCFVCGKSFTNRSVLTRHQLIHTGKKPHQCSVCGKSFTKRSCLTRHQLIHTGEKPYHCSVCGKRFTQCSHLAEHQRIHTGEKPHRCSECGKSFTRPSHLTHHQLIHTGEKPHQCSVCGKSFSRSSHLTRHQLIHTGK comes from the coding sequence atgggtgaggtggattccctgaCCCCAGCAACAGACCAATGGCACAAGGGTCAGGGGATGCTCCAAaagcaggagaatgtagcagtgaacaaGGTCCCGTCTCTATTTGGGCAttggagtgaagaagggaaaCAAGCCCAAAACAGCCCCAGGTGCAGGGATGAATTTGTGGTGCTGAGACACcagaagaggcagaaaggaaaggcccactggagagagacactgcatgcaagGCAAGGCAGTATGGggggcctcagagggaagcaggagcccaCCACCAAGCGCAGGGGgagagcccactcctgccctgagtgcaggaaAAGTTTTAGCTGCCCCTCAGTCttggctctgcacaagataaagcatgctggggagaagccccatgttagcaccaagtgtgggaagagcttgaccagcctctctgtgcagaggaggcagcagccacacgGCTGCACaaggtgtgggaagagcttcaggcagccctccagcctggccaggcacaggtgcatgcacacacgggaGAAGCATCatccttgctctgtgtgtgggaagagtttcacctggtcCTCTGACCTGGTCCGTCATCAgctgatccacacaggggagaagccacatcattgctctgtgtgtgggaagagcttcgcccAATCGTGGAACCTGaccaagcaccagcgcatccacacaggggagaagccatatcagtgctctgtgtgtcagaagagcttcacctacatctccagcctgaaacagcaccagcatatccacacaggggagaagccatttcagtgctctgtgtgtgggaagagcttcacccagtcctcccacctagctgagcaccaccgcctccacacaggggagaagcaacatcgctgttctgagtgtgggaagagcttcacccgaccctcccacctgacccatcaccagctcatccacacaggggagaagccacatcagtgctctgtgtgtgggaagagcttcaccaaccgCTCCGGTCTGACCCGGCACCAgctgatccacacaggggagaagccacgtcagtgctctgtgtgtgggaagagcttcaccaaccgCTCCTGTCTGActcggcaccagctcatccacacaggggagaagccatatcactgctctgtctgtgggaagagattcacccagcgctcccacctagctgagcaccagcgcatccacacaggggagaagccacatcagtgctctgtgtgtgggaagagcttcacctacatctccagcctgacactgcaccagcgcatccacacaggggagaagccacatcagtgctctgcatgtgggaagagcttcaccaaccgCTCCAATCTGacacagcaccagcgcatccacacaggggagaagccatatcagtgctctgtgtgtcagaagagcttcacctacatctccagcctgaaacagcaccagcatatccacacaggggagaagccatttcagtgctctgtgtgtgggaagagcttcacccagtcctcccacctagctgagcaccagcgcctccacacaggggagaagacaCATCTctgttctgagtgtgggaagagcttcacccgaccctcccacctgacccatcaccagctcatccacacaggggagaagccacatcagtgctttgtgtgtgggaagagcttcaccaaccgCTCCGTTCTGacccggcaccagctcatccacacaggaaagaagccacatcagtgctctgtgtgtgggaagagcttcaccaagcGCTCCTGTCTGActcggcaccagctcatccacacaggggagaagccatatcactgctctgtctgtgggaagagattcacccaATGCTCCCATCTAgctgagcaccagcgcatccacacaggggagaagccacatcgctgttctgagtgtgggaagagcttcacccgaccctcccacctgacccatcaccagctcatccacacaggggagaagccacatcagtgctctgtgtgtgggaagagcttcagccgaTCCTCCCACCTGACCCGGCATCAGCTGATCCACACAGGGAAGTAG